A window of Pseudodesulfovibrio hydrargyri contains these coding sequences:
- a CDS encoding NUDIX domain-containing protein, translated as MGKVQTCPHCGGEIHVYRNPTPTVDVVIAMPLEGGGQGVVLVKRSNPPLGWALPGGFVDYGETCEHAAEREMLEETGLAVRLTGLLGVYSDPARDPRGHTMSVVYTGVPEDPSRLAAGDDAAEARVYPLGEWPELAFDHARILADYLASLKARETSCPDAD; from the coding sequence ATGGGCAAAGTGCAAACCTGTCCCCATTGCGGGGGCGAAATTCATGTGTATCGGAATCCCACCCCCACGGTGGACGTGGTCATCGCCATGCCGCTGGAAGGCGGCGGCCAGGGCGTGGTCCTGGTGAAGAGAAGCAATCCGCCTCTGGGCTGGGCCCTGCCCGGCGGATTCGTGGACTACGGCGAGACCTGCGAGCACGCGGCCGAGCGCGAGATGCTGGAGGAGACCGGTCTGGCCGTGCGGTTGACCGGCCTGCTCGGGGTCTATTCGGACCCGGCCCGCGATCCGCGCGGCCACACCATGAGCGTGGTCTACACCGGCGTGCCCGAGGACCCGTCGCGGCTCGCGGCGGGCGACGACGCGGCCGAGGCCAGGGTCTATCCCCTGGGTGAGTGGCCCGAGCTGGCCTTTGACCACGCCCGGATTTTGGCGGACTATCTGGCCTCGCTCAAGGCCCGCGAAACCTCCTGTCCGGACGCGGATTGA
- the pdxA gene encoding 4-hydroxythreonine-4-phosphate dehydrogenase PdxA produces the protein MRTLCITLGDPCGLGPELVTRHFLDSGESTDRFLLIGPVPALDRELARLGAARFFTPIDSPDQISDKGPGVYIHQPSELDGVRFPPGAPCREGGLSAGVSMDAAIDVLQSGLAQGLLTCPLNKAMLNAAGFDFPGHTEFLAEKLGVGRDNVCMHLCGHDPDDPSPKLRVSLVTTHPRLRDVPALVTGERILHCLRLTADFLERLGLDGPIGVCGLNPHAGESGRIGDEEITTVVPALEQARAEGIDVAGPIPGDTIFHFAAKGQYPAVLAMYHDQGLAPLKLLHFSRAVNVTLGLPYPRTSPDHGTGYDLVGTGEASIDSFRAALDMLRKLVGEAE, from the coding sequence ATGCGAACCCTGTGCATAACCCTCGGAGATCCCTGCGGCCTCGGCCCCGAGCTGGTCACCAGGCATTTCCTGGACTCCGGCGAGTCCACGGACCGGTTCCTGCTCATCGGCCCGGTCCCGGCCCTGGACCGCGAGCTGGCCCGGCTGGGCGCGGCCCGTTTCTTCACCCCCATCGATTCCCCGGACCAAATCAGCGACAAGGGGCCCGGCGTCTACATCCACCAGCCGTCCGAATTGGACGGCGTTCGCTTTCCCCCGGGCGCGCCGTGCCGCGAAGGCGGCCTGTCGGCGGGCGTCAGTATGGACGCCGCCATTGATGTCCTCCAGTCCGGCCTGGCCCAGGGGCTGCTGACCTGCCCCCTGAACAAGGCCATGCTCAACGCCGCCGGGTTCGACTTCCCCGGCCATACGGAATTTCTCGCCGAAAAGCTCGGCGTGGGCCGCGACAACGTGTGCATGCACCTGTGCGGCCACGACCCGGACGACCCCTCGCCCAAGCTGCGCGTCAGTCTGGTGACCACCCACCCGCGCCTGCGGGACGTGCCCGCCCTGGTCACCGGGGAGCGAATCCTGCACTGCCTGCGGTTGACCGCCGACTTCCTCGAGCGCCTCGGCCTGGACGGCCCCATCGGCGTCTGCGGCCTCAACCCCCATGCCGGGGAGTCCGGGCGCATCGGGGACGAGGAGATCACCACCGTCGTCCCGGCCCTGGAACAGGCCAGGGCGGAGGGCATCGACGTGGCCGGTCCCATACCGGGCGACACCATCTTTCACTTCGCGGCCAAGGGGCAGTACCCGGCCGTGCTGGCCATGTACCACGACCAGGGGCTGGCCCCGCTCAAGCTGCTCCATTTCAGCCGCGCCGTGAACGTCACCCTGGGGTTGCCGTATCCGCGCACCTCGCCCGATCACGGCACCGGCTACGACCTGGTGGGCACGGGCGAGGCGTCCATCGACAGCTTCCGGGCCGCCCTGGACATGCTCCGGAAACTGGTCGGCGAGGCGGAGTGA
- the gmhB gene encoding D-glycero-beta-D-manno-heptose 1,7-bisphosphate 7-phosphatase, which translates to MFKRYVLLDRDGTIIHDRHYLHDPDGVELLPQAAEGLKRMQGMGFGLAVLTNQSGVARGYYGVDAVHACNERMIELLAAEGVAVDGVFYCPHEPKDKCRCRKPKPGLMEQAAAQLDFDPAQAFMIGDKSADIGLGNNTGATSILVRTGKGAKQEAKCGQRADHVCDDLFAAALYIESLM; encoded by the coding sequence ATGTTCAAGCGCTATGTGCTCCTCGACCGGGACGGGACCATCATCCATGACAGGCACTACCTGCACGACCCGGACGGGGTGGAGCTCCTGCCCCAGGCCGCCGAGGGTCTCAAGCGCATGCAGGGCATGGGCTTCGGCCTGGCCGTGCTGACCAACCAGAGCGGCGTGGCGCGCGGCTACTACGGTGTGGACGCGGTCCATGCCTGCAACGAGCGCATGATCGAACTCCTGGCGGCCGAAGGCGTGGCCGTCGACGGCGTCTTCTACTGTCCGCACGAGCCCAAGGACAAGTGCCGCTGCCGCAAGCCCAAGCCCGGACTCATGGAACAGGCCGCCGCGCAGCTTGATTTCGACCCGGCCCAGGCCTTCATGATCGGCGACAAGTCCGCCGACATCGGGCTGGGCAACAACACCGGCGCGACCTCCATCCTCGTGCGCACCGGCAAGGGCGCGAAACAGGAAGCCAAATGCGGCCAACGCGCCGACCACGTCTGCGACGACCTCTTCGCCGCCGCGCTGTACATCGAAAGTTTGATGTAG
- a CDS encoding tetratricopeptide repeat protein, with protein MSADLIKSRKKLNSVATLLKKGKYMPAVQAVHDGLILFLKNQVMKNERDEFEEILQKVTYVLNSDKELRKIYPLVISYEPGQERPLLDAMRELLQELQKALNEEVQGDLEALNAQKLAELEKGQAFLDAQEWDQASEVFDQLVRTFSGDPELKADIADRYLNAGRYKEAYSMLDEALKDDPNAIHLYNRIGMVLRKMQDFETAEKYYLKALTLTTDDEYLHYNMGRLYYDWRKWGKMASSANKAVEINPGFAEAVKMLKFAQKKMG; from the coding sequence ATGTCCGCAGATCTGATCAAGTCGCGCAAGAAGCTGAATTCCGTCGCCACCCTCCTGAAAAAAGGCAAGTACATGCCTGCCGTGCAGGCGGTTCACGACGGCCTCATTCTCTTCCTCAAGAATCAGGTCATGAAGAACGAGCGGGACGAGTTCGAGGAAATCCTCCAGAAGGTCACCTACGTGCTCAACTCCGACAAGGAGCTGCGCAAGATCTACCCCCTGGTCATCAGCTACGAGCCGGGCCAGGAACGTCCCCTGCTCGACGCCATGCGCGAGCTGCTCCAGGAGCTGCAAAAGGCCCTGAACGAAGAGGTCCAGGGTGACCTGGAGGCGCTCAACGCCCAGAAACTGGCCGAACTGGAAAAGGGCCAGGCGTTCCTGGACGCCCAGGAGTGGGACCAGGCCAGCGAGGTCTTCGACCAACTGGTGCGCACCTTCAGCGGCGACCCGGAGCTCAAGGCCGACATCGCCGACCGCTACCTCAACGCGGGCCGGTACAAGGAAGCCTACTCCATGCTGGACGAGGCGCTCAAGGACGACCCCAACGCCATCCACCTGTACAACCGTATCGGCATGGTCCTGCGCAAGATGCAGGACTTCGAGACCGCCGAAAAATACTATCTCAAGGCCCTGACCCTGACCACCGACGACGAATACCTGCACTACAATATGGGCCGCCTCTACTACGACTGGCGCAAATGGGGCAAAATGGCCAGCTCCGCCAACAAGGCCGTGGAAATCAACCCCGGCTTCGCCGAAGCCGTCAAAATGCTCAAATTCGCCCAGAAAAAAATGGGCTAG
- the carA gene encoding glutamine-hydrolyzing carbamoyl-phosphate synthase small subunit, with translation MKAILALEDGTIFKGTSFTGQGEASGEVIFNTGMTGYQEILTDPSYTGQMVTMTYPLIGNYGINPEDVESHKVQAAGFIVKECCKRPSNWRSTMSLPDYLTEAGVMGIEGIDTRALTRHLRINGAQRGYIATGDADPAKLVEKARSIENMEGLNLADRVSCEKPYTWDGKKPVYIDDIKNFAWKGKGPKLVVYDFGIKWNILRLMEDEGFDMIVLPSHYTAAQARELGPDAVFLSNGPGDPAAVTTAVEAARDLCEDMPVAGICLGHQILGLAMGGTTYKLKFGHHGCNHPVMDLQTEKIEISSQNHGFCVDVEGIDFLEKTHVNLNDNTLEGFRHREKPILAIQYHPEAGPGPHDSRYFFPRFRDMVKESTGI, from the coding sequence ATGAAAGCGATTCTTGCCCTCGAAGACGGCACGATTTTCAAGGGGACGAGTTTCACCGGCCAGGGCGAGGCCTCCGGTGAGGTCATCTTCAACACCGGCATGACCGGCTACCAGGAGATCCTGACCGACCCGTCCTACACCGGGCAGATGGTCACCATGACCTATCCGCTCATCGGCAACTACGGGATCAACCCCGAGGACGTGGAGTCGCACAAGGTCCAGGCGGCCGGCTTCATCGTCAAGGAATGCTGCAAGAGACCAAGCAACTGGCGCTCGACCATGTCCCTGCCCGACTACCTGACCGAGGCCGGGGTCATGGGCATCGAGGGCATCGACACCCGCGCCCTGACCCGCCACCTGCGCATCAACGGCGCCCAGCGCGGCTATATCGCCACCGGCGACGCCGACCCGGCCAAGCTGGTCGAAAAGGCCCGGTCCATCGAGAACATGGAAGGCCTCAACCTGGCCGACCGCGTGTCCTGCGAAAAACCGTACACCTGGGACGGCAAAAAGCCCGTGTACATCGACGACATCAAGAACTTCGCCTGGAAGGGCAAGGGCCCCAAGCTCGTGGTCTACGACTTCGGCATCAAATGGAACATCCTGCGCCTCATGGAGGACGAGGGCTTCGACATGATTGTCCTGCCCTCCCACTACACCGCGGCCCAGGCGCGCGAACTCGGCCCGGACGCAGTATTCCTGTCCAACGGCCCGGGCGACCCGGCCGCCGTGACCACCGCCGTGGAAGCGGCCAGGGACCTGTGCGAGGACATGCCCGTGGCGGGCATCTGCCTGGGCCACCAGATTCTCGGCCTGGCCATGGGCGGCACCACCTACAAGCTCAAGTTCGGCCATCACGGCTGCAACCACCCGGTCATGGACCTGCAGACCGAGAAGATCGAAATCTCCTCCCAGAACCACGGCTTCTGCGTGGATGTTGAAGGTATTGATTTCCTTGAGAAGACTCACGTGAACCTGAACGACAACACCCTTGAGGGCTTCCGTCACAGGGAAAAGCCCATCCTGGCCATCCAGTACCACCCGGAAGCGGGCCCCGGTCCCCACGACAGCCGCTATTTCTTTCCGAGATTTCGTGATATGGTCAAGGAAAGTACCGGGATATAG
- the kdsB gene encoding 3-deoxy-manno-octulosonate cytidylyltransferase, producing the protein MNEFPECHGIIPARYDSSRFPGKPLVEIGGRPMFWHVWSRASACPLLTSVTLATDDERIFDAAKALDVPVVMTRRDHDSGTDRVLEAARALSIDSDAVVVNIQGDEPCLEPDMLTELVRPFEDRHVRVATLATSIGPEEAASPDRVKVVRAGNGRALYFSRSLVPFDRDGKMHGFLLHIGLYAFRMEALERFGSLDPSPLEQREKLEQLRLLEDGIDIYVTETRHTCHGVDRPEDLVKVKTILENH; encoded by the coding sequence ATGAACGAATTCCCCGAATGCCACGGCATCATCCCCGCAAGGTACGATTCCTCGCGGTTTCCGGGCAAGCCTCTGGTCGAGATCGGCGGCAGGCCCATGTTCTGGCACGTCTGGTCCCGGGCGTCCGCCTGCCCGCTGCTGACCAGCGTGACCCTGGCCACGGACGACGAACGCATCTTCGACGCGGCCAAGGCGTTGGACGTGCCCGTGGTCATGACCCGGCGCGACCACGACAGCGGCACGGACCGCGTGCTCGAGGCGGCGCGGGCCCTGTCCATTGACTCCGACGCGGTCGTGGTTAACATCCAGGGTGACGAGCCGTGCCTGGAGCCGGACATGCTCACCGAACTGGTCCGGCCCTTCGAGGACCGCCATGTCCGGGTGGCCACCCTGGCCACATCCATCGGCCCGGAAGAGGCGGCCTCGCCCGACCGGGTCAAGGTGGTCCGGGCGGGCAACGGACGGGCGCTCTACTTCTCCCGTTCCCTGGTGCCCTTTGACCGCGACGGGAAGATGCACGGCTTTTTGCTGCACATCGGGCTCTACGCCTTCCGCATGGAGGCGCTGGAACGGTTCGGCAGCCTGGACCCGAGCCCGCTGGAGCAACGGGAAAAACTGGAACAGCTCCGTCTGCTCGAAGACGGTATCGATATTTACGTGACCGAGACGCGGCACACCTGCCACGGGGTGGACAGGCCCGAAGACCTCGTCAAGGTCAAGACCATTCTGGAGAACCATTGA
- a CDS encoding 3-deoxy-D-manno-octulosonic acid transferase yields MALTAIGVALKTYGLAWKAALPLLKFNGRLKEGWEQRTLADGEPAPADLWMQAASGGEAYLAWEVLRHLKPAGTQTLRVLVTTNTLQGYQTLLRAAEEINGRRAGLAVQPWYFPFDAPELMDRMVRRVRPKLAVILETEIWPGFLSACKAGNVRVLLANGRMTTKSLAGYMAWPDLFRALGPDRIMAVSETDGRRFGTLFGRERVRVMTNIKFDRMGDAGPMARKTNPLGDLIPDKDPFVIFGSVRKEEEHDVTRLAAGLMSARPALVLGLFPRHMHHLDLWRRAMDGAGLNWVLRSRLNGPARPGTVILWDTFGELVPAYGLAKAAFVGGSLAPLGGQNFLEPLTSGVTPVTGPHWKNFAWVGREIIDSGLAVEASGWQDALESLKKIVDNPPPRQEVAKAAKQYIRDRRGGAEAVAKQVADFLNKD; encoded by the coding sequence ATGGCACTGACCGCCATAGGCGTGGCTCTCAAGACCTACGGGCTGGCCTGGAAGGCCGCCCTGCCCCTGCTCAAATTCAACGGACGGCTCAAGGAAGGCTGGGAACAGCGCACCCTGGCCGACGGCGAGCCCGCGCCTGCCGACCTGTGGATGCAGGCGGCCAGCGGCGGCGAGGCATACCTGGCCTGGGAGGTGCTCAGGCACCTCAAGCCGGCCGGAACGCAGACCCTGCGCGTGCTGGTGACCACCAACACCCTGCAGGGATACCAAACCCTGCTGCGGGCCGCCGAGGAGATCAACGGACGCAGGGCCGGGCTGGCGGTCCAGCCGTGGTATTTCCCCTTTGACGCGCCCGAGCTCATGGACCGCATGGTCCGGCGCGTGCGCCCGAAGCTGGCCGTCATCCTCGAGACCGAGATATGGCCTGGCTTCCTGTCCGCATGCAAGGCCGGGAACGTGCGCGTGCTCCTGGCCAACGGGCGCATGACCACCAAGTCCCTGGCCGGGTACATGGCCTGGCCCGACCTGTTCCGCGCCCTGGGCCCGGACCGGATCATGGCCGTTTCCGAGACCGACGGCCGCCGCTTCGGCACCCTGTTCGGCCGCGAACGGGTCCGGGTCATGACCAACATCAAGTTCGACCGCATGGGCGACGCCGGGCCCATGGCCCGCAAGACCAATCCGCTCGGGGACCTGATTCCCGACAAGGACCCGTTCGTCATCTTCGGCTCGGTGCGCAAGGAGGAAGAGCACGACGTGACCAGGCTGGCCGCCGGCCTCATGTCCGCGCGCCCGGCGTTGGTGCTCGGACTGTTCCCGCGCCACATGCACCATCTGGACCTGTGGCGCAGGGCCATGGACGGGGCCGGGCTCAACTGGGTGCTGCGCTCCCGGCTGAACGGCCCGGCCAGGCCCGGCACGGTCATCCTGTGGGACACCTTCGGCGAGCTGGTCCCTGCCTACGGATTGGCCAAGGCGGCCTTCGTGGGCGGCTCCCTGGCCCCGCTCGGCGGGCAGAATTTCCTGGAGCCGCTGACCAGCGGCGTGACCCCGGTGACCGGTCCGCACTGGAAGAATTTCGCCTGGGTCGGCCGCGAGATCATCGACTCCGGCCTGGCCGTGGAGGCGTCCGGCTGGCAGGACGCCTTGGAATCACTCAAGAAAATCGTCGACAATCCGCCGCCCCGCCAGGAGGTGGCCAAGGCCGCGAAGCAGTACATCCGGGACCGCAGGGGCGGCGCGGAAGCGGTCGCCAAACAGGTTGCCGATTTTCTTAATAAGGATTAA
- a CDS encoding D-alanine--D-alanine ligase family protein translates to MHVILIAGGWSDERDVSLSGAQKIRTSLDELGHDVTFFDPADDFRNLLSIAKDADFAFINLHGTPGEDGLIQAVLDKADCPYQGAGPAASYLALNKAASKEVFEANGIKTPDWQLVTPTQGRETALKLPLPVFVKPDKGGSSLGMSLVRTAEEFPAALDKVFAMCQSALVEAFIPGVELTCGILGNQALPLIMITPRDGSDFFDYENKYAADGAEEICPAPVDEALTTSIQEQMLTAHAALGLTGCSRGDFIATADGEAYLLEVNTLPGMTPTSLLPRAAAHVGYTFTELIGELIRLGLEGRV, encoded by the coding sequence ATGCATGTGATTTTGATAGCGGGCGGCTGGTCTGACGAACGCGACGTCTCCCTGTCCGGGGCCCAAAAAATCCGGACCTCCCTGGATGAACTCGGCCACGACGTCACTTTTTTCGATCCTGCCGACGACTTCCGGAACCTGCTCTCCATAGCCAAGGACGCGGACTTCGCCTTCATCAACCTGCACGGCACGCCGGGCGAGGACGGCCTGATCCAGGCCGTGCTGGACAAGGCGGACTGCCCCTACCAGGGCGCGGGCCCGGCCGCCTCCTACCTGGCCCTGAACAAGGCCGCCTCCAAGGAAGTCTTCGAGGCCAACGGCATCAAGACCCCGGACTGGCAGTTGGTCACGCCCACCCAGGGGCGCGAGACCGCGCTCAAGCTTCCCCTGCCCGTGTTCGTCAAGCCGGACAAGGGCGGCTCGTCGCTGGGCATGTCCCTGGTGCGCACGGCCGAGGAGTTCCCGGCCGCGCTCGACAAAGTCTTCGCCATGTGCCAGTCCGCCCTGGTGGAGGCGTTCATCCCCGGCGTGGAGCTGACCTGCGGCATCCTGGGCAATCAGGCCCTGCCCCTGATCATGATCACCCCCCGGGACGGGTCCGACTTCTTCGACTACGAGAACAAGTACGCGGCCGACGGGGCAGAGGAGATCTGTCCGGCCCCGGTGGACGAGGCCCTGACCACGTCCATCCAGGAGCAGATGCTCACGGCCCACGCTGCCCTGGGGCTGACCGGCTGCAGCCGGGGCGACTTCATCGCCACCGCCGACGGCGAGGCCTACCTGCTCGAGGTCAACACCCTGCCCGGCATGACCCCCACCAGCCTGCTGCCCAGGGCCGCGGCCCACGTGGGCTACACCTTCACCGAACTGATCGGCGAACTCATCCGGCTCGGCCTGGAAGGCAGGGTCTAG
- a CDS encoding HD domain-containing protein, with the protein MSAKDNAPKAGSRRSNLPTPPPVRPAPELFVPDDARCARYWEEYAMLDNVAAHSRMVADVATFLARRAVEKGIDVDVPTVRASALLHDLAKTYCIRHGGNHSQLGGAWVAELTGNPVIASGVTHHVYWPFAMDLEPYFTPLAVLYADKRVNHNRLVSVKDRFKDLVVRYGIPLNLQDSINETKRQALELEQLLCDTLEVDLNACDFDSGRLV; encoded by the coding sequence ATGTCTGCCAAGGATAACGCCCCCAAAGCCGGTTCCCGCCGGTCGAATCTGCCCACGCCGCCCCCTGTCCGGCCCGCTCCCGAACTGTTCGTCCCCGACGACGCCCGGTGCGCCCGGTATTGGGAGGAATACGCCATGCTGGACAACGTGGCCGCGCACAGCCGCATGGTGGCGGATGTGGCAACCTTCCTGGCCAGGCGGGCCGTGGAGAAGGGAATTGACGTGGACGTGCCCACGGTGCGCGCCTCGGCCCTGCTCCACGACCTGGCCAAGACCTACTGTATCCGCCACGGCGGCAACCACAGCCAACTGGGCGGGGCCTGGGTGGCGGAGTTGACCGGCAACCCGGTCATCGCCTCCGGGGTGACCCACCATGTCTACTGGCCGTTCGCCATGGACCTTGAACCCTACTTCACGCCCCTGGCCGTGCTCTACGCGGACAAGCGCGTGAACCACAACCGGTTGGTGTCCGTCAAGGACCGCTTCAAGGACCTGGTCGTGCGCTACGGCATCCCCCTGAACCTCCAGGACAGCATCAACGAAACCAAACGGCAGGCCCTGGAGCTCGAACAACTGTTATGCGACACACTCGAGGTGGACCTCAATGCATGTGATTTTGATAGCGGGCGGCTGGTCTGA
- the hypD gene encoding hydrogenase formation protein HypD, which produces MSFELLEKFRDPDLCRKILDKMESELDRELRFMEVCGTHTVAIFQSGLRSLLPEKIVHLSGPGCPVCVTHESEVNAFLDLAGRGNVILATFGDLMRVPGDKGRNLKKAVADGARVKVVYSPFDTLKLAKENPGDLVVFIGVGFETTAPTIAATMKMARDQGIANLRILCFHKTVPTALDALLADEAINIDGFILPGHVSAIIGVKPYEFIAENYAKSAVVTGFEPLDILQSLNQMIEWRNQGEAHVANNYTRIVGENGNPKALEIMYEVFEPTDALWRGLGLIPGSGLEIRAEWESFDAKKEFGIEIKDGPSLPGCKCGDILKGIKQPDQCPLFGKACTPANPVGPCMVSTEGSCAAYYKYKLD; this is translated from the coding sequence TTGAGCTTCGAATTGCTGGAAAAGTTCCGTGATCCGGACCTGTGCCGGAAAATCCTCGACAAGATGGAATCCGAACTGGACCGGGAGCTGCGCTTCATGGAGGTCTGCGGCACGCATACCGTGGCCATTTTCCAGAGCGGGCTGCGTTCCCTCCTGCCCGAAAAGATCGTCCACCTCTCCGGGCCGGGCTGTCCGGTCTGCGTGACCCACGAGTCCGAGGTCAACGCCTTCCTGGACCTGGCCGGACGCGGCAACGTCATCCTGGCCACTTTCGGCGACCTCATGCGCGTGCCCGGGGACAAGGGCCGCAACCTGAAAAAGGCCGTTGCCGACGGCGCGCGGGTAAAGGTCGTCTATTCGCCCTTCGACACCCTCAAGCTGGCTAAGGAAAATCCCGGCGACCTGGTGGTCTTCATCGGCGTGGGCTTCGAGACCACGGCCCCGACCATCGCCGCGACCATGAAGATGGCCCGCGACCAGGGGATAGCCAACCTGCGCATCCTCTGTTTCCACAAGACCGTGCCCACCGCGCTGGACGCGCTTCTGGCCGACGAGGCCATCAACATCGACGGCTTCATCCTGCCGGGCCACGTCTCGGCCATCATCGGCGTGAAGCCCTACGAATTCATCGCTGAGAACTACGCCAAGTCCGCCGTGGTCACCGGGTTCGAGCCCCTGGACATTCTCCAGTCCCTGAACCAGATGATCGAATGGCGAAACCAGGGCGAGGCCCACGTGGCCAACAACTACACGCGCATCGTCGGCGAGAACGGCAACCCCAAGGCGCTCGAGATCATGTACGAGGTCTTCGAGCCCACCGACGCCCTGTGGCGCGGCCTGGGACTGATCCCCGGCTCCGGCCTGGAGATCCGGGCCGAGTGGGAATCCTTTGACGCCAAGAAGGAATTCGGCATCGAGATCAAGGACGGCCCGTCCCTGCCCGGCTGCAAGTGCGGCGACATCCTCAAGGGCATCAAGCAGCCGGACCAGTGCCCGCTGTTCGGCAAGGCCTGCACCCCGGCCAACCCGGTCGGCCCGTGCATGGTCTCCACCGAAGGTTCCTGTGCCGCCTACTACAAATACAAATTGGATTAA
- the hypE gene encoding hydrogenase expression/formation protein HypE, whose amino-acid sequence MSDKVLLDYGSGGRASQRLISELFLKYLGNDELDRLNDAAVLSLSGKIAMSTDSFTVDPIFFPGGDIGSLAVHGTVNDVAMMGAVPRYITCGYIIEEGLPMADLERIVRSMGEAAEHAGVKVVTGDTKVVPRGACDKIFINTTGIGEVIADPTPSGDAARKGDAVLVSGTIGDHGLTVLGTREGLDFEAKVQSDSAALNHLLVKLVRELPEVHVLRDPTRGGLATTLNEITKSSNVCCELTETSIPVRPEVKGGCSILGLDPLYLANEGKFLCVLPAEHADKALEIMRADPLGRDACRIGTMTDANPGKVVLVTQLGGKRLLGMLEGEQLPRIC is encoded by the coding sequence ATGTCTGACAAGGTTCTTCTCGACTACGGCAGCGGCGGCCGCGCTTCCCAGCGCCTGATTTCCGAACTCTTCCTGAAATATCTCGGCAACGACGAACTCGACCGCCTCAACGACGCGGCGGTCCTTTCCCTGTCCGGCAAAATCGCCATGTCCACCGACTCCTTCACCGTGGACCCGATCTTTTTTCCCGGCGGCGACATCGGCTCCCTGGCCGTGCACGGCACGGTCAACGACGTGGCCATGATGGGCGCGGTGCCGCGCTACATCACCTGCGGCTACATCATCGAGGAAGGGCTGCCCATGGCCGACCTGGAACGCATCGTCCGATCCATGGGCGAGGCCGCCGAACACGCCGGGGTCAAGGTCGTCACCGGCGACACCAAGGTCGTGCCCCGGGGCGCCTGCGACAAGATTTTCATCAACACCACCGGCATCGGCGAAGTCATCGCCGACCCGACACCGAGCGGCGACGCGGCCAGGAAGGGCGACGCGGTCCTGGTTTCCGGAACCATCGGCGATCACGGCCTGACCGTGCTCGGCACCCGCGAGGGGCTGGATTTCGAGGCCAAGGTCCAGTCCGACTCCGCCGCCCTCAACCACCTCCTGGTCAAGCTCGTCCGCGAGCTGCCCGAGGTCCACGTCCTGCGCGACCCCACGCGCGGCGGCCTGGCCACCACCCTGAACGAGATCACCAAGAGCTCGAACGTCTGCTGCGAACTGACCGAGACCAGCATCCCGGTACGCCCCGAGGTCAAGGGCGGCTGCTCGATCCTCGGCCTGGACCCGCTCTACCTGGCCAACGAGGGCAAGTTCCTCTGCGTCCTGCCCGCCGAACACGCCGACAAGGCGCTCGAAATCATGCGCGCCGACCCGCTCGGCCGGGACGCCTGCCGCATCGGCACCATGACCGACGCCAACCCCGGCAAGGTCGTCCTCGTCACCCAGCTTGGCGGCAAACGCCTCCTCGGCATGTTGGAGGGCGAACAACTCCCGCGCATCTGCTAG